The Malus sylvestris chromosome 12, drMalSylv7.2, whole genome shotgun sequence genome contains a region encoding:
- the LOC126592792 gene encoding calmodulin-binding protein 60 B-like isoform X3: MALKRHFRDDGGSEDFEFPVPESKGRPAFREDVMRDATLNGRELERFFRGLVRAEMERSIPFLMSSPSVSRPPLESGSTSGGCGLQLRFINKMPSTIFTGSKVEAENGTPLQIELVDASTGAIVRSGPLSSLKIELLVVNGEFGSDDQEDWTEQEFNNYIVHARDGRRPLVTGETHVTLREGVGFVGDVVFTDNSSWIRSRKFRLAARVVAKSPSEVRIREARSEPFVVKDHRGELYEKHYPPHLNDEIWRLEKIAKDGAFHKSLCENGISTVQDFLQLYMRDASSLRNAFCVISNKIWETIIEHAMACKLDDHKCYAYHRAEHNVSLMFNSVHRLLGAIINGQFCSLDELDARQKMLVETLKQHAYRNVRDLVPVNVSTIFGLSMPLPCPQAEQFKNQLALRGRDATLNERESERFFRRIAREEVEHGILPFLMSSPSVSRPSLESGSTSGGCGLQLRFINKLPSTIFTGSKVGAENGAPLQIELVDASTGAIVRSGPLSSLKIELLVVNGEFGSDDREDWTQREFNNYIVRARDGRRPLVTGEIHVTLREGVGFVGDVVFTDNSGWIRSRTFRLAARVVAKSSSEVRIREARSEPFVVKDHCGELYKKHYPPHLNDEIWRLERIAKDGAFHKRLCENGISTVEDFLQLYMRDASSLRNAFGLISNKVWETIIEHAMACKLDDHKFYAFHGAEGDVSLIFNSIHRLVAAIINGQFCSLDELDVQQMMLVETLKQHAYQDVRDLVPVDASTILGLSRPLPCPQAEQFTSPNPDLQQIQFQFTHQDELPIQLGFNHGSASTSSAYQSEGSSNQLMVSLAQSQPMQFRSNSFSVEDFNSVIYNGESSWPPLGGFQAPILPTGHLGTENLFQVQASTWSPANPIWEQAGGFYFTSGSEAEAAHFPLPAFVHNAGTRQKPKACWCKLRAAIKWWVSVRRHGIARRMARSPMYLNY, from the exons ATGGCGCTCAAGAGGCATTTTCGTGACGATGGGGGAAGCGAGGACTTCGAGTTTCCGGTTCcagaatccaaagggaggcctGCTTTTAGGGA GGATGTGATGAGAGACGCCACGCTGAATGGACGCGAGTTGGAACGCTTCTTTCGGGGACTT GTGCGAGCGGAGATGGAGCGCAGTATTCCCTTCCTCATGTCATCTCCAAG CGTATCCAGGCCGCCGCTGGAAAGTGGGAGTACTTCTGGAGGATGTGGCTTGCAGTTGCGTTTTATCAACAAGATGCCAAGTACCATATTCACAGGCAGTAAGGTGGAAGCAGAGAATGGCACGCCTCTTCAAATTGAACTAGTCGATGCCAGTACTGGTGCTATAGTCCGTTCCGGTCCCCTATCTTCGCTAAAGATTGAACTTCTTGTCGTGAATGGTGAGTTCGGGTCTGATGATCAAGAGGATTGGACCGAACAAGAATTCAACAACTACATTGTTCACGCAAGGGATGGCAGGAGGCCATTAGTGACGGGCGAGACACATGTTACACTAAGAGAGGGAGTTGGTTTTGTTGGTGATGTTGTGTTTACTGACAACTCGAGCTGGATAAGAAGCCGAAAGTTCAGACTAGCAGCTCGAGTTGTGGCCAAATCTCCGAGTGAAGTACGAATTAGAGAAGCTAGAAGTGAACCGTTTGTGGTTAAAGATCACCGTGGAGAAT TGTATGAGAAGCACTACCCTCCACACCTAAACGATGAAATATGGCGCCTGGAAAAGATAGCAAAAGACGGAGCCTTCCATAAGAGTCTGTGCGAGAATGGAATCAGCACAGTGCAGGACTTCCTGCAGTTGTACATGAGAGATGCATCCTCACTACGAAAT GCTTTCTGTGTGATCTCGAACAAGATATGGGAAACAATCATAGAGCATGCTATGGCCTGTAAGTTGGATGACCATAAGTGCTATGCCTATCATCGAGCTGAGCACAATGTAAGTCTCATGTTCAATTCCGTTCACAGGCTTTTAGGGGCAATAATCAATGGCCAGTTCTGTTCTCTGGATGAGCTCGACGCGCGTCAGAAG ATGCTGGTGGAAACTCTGAAACAGCATGCTTATCGAAATGTAAGAGATTTGGTCCCCGTCAATGTTTCAACTATATTTGGCCTTTCGATGCCCTTGCCATGTCCCCAAGCTGAACAATTCAAAAATCAATTAGCACTAAGAGGGAGAGACGCCACGCTGAATGAACGCGAGTCAGAACGCTTCTTTCGGAGAATT GCGCGAGAGGAGGTGGAGCACGGTATTCTTCCCTTCCTCATGTCATCTCCAAG CGTATCCAGGCCGTCGCTGGAAAGTGGGAGTACTTCTGGAGGATGTGGCTTGCAGTTGCGTTTTATCAACAAGCTGCCAAGTACCATATTCACAGGCAGTAAAGTGGGAGCAGAGAATGGCGCGCCTCTTCAAATTGAACTAGTCGATGCCAGTACTGGTGCTATAGTCCGTTCCGGTCCCCTATCTTCGCTAAAGATTGAACTTCTTGTCGTGAATGGTGAGTTCGGGTCTGATGATCGAGAGGATTGGACCCAACGAGAATTCAACAACTACATTGTTCGCGCAAGGGATGGCAGGAGGCCATTAGTGACAGGTGAGATACATGTTACACTAAGAGAGGGAGTTGGTTTTGTTGGTGATGTTGTGTTTACTGACAACTCGGGCTGGATAAGAAGCCGAACGTTCAGATTAGCAGCTCGAGTTGTGGCCAAATCTTCGAGTGAAGTACGAATTAGAGAAGCTAGAAGTGAACCGTTTGTGGTTAAAGATCACTGTGGAGAAT TGTATAAGAAGCACTACCCTCCACACCTAAACGACGAAATATGGCGCCTGGAAAGGATAGCGAAAGACGGAGCCTTCCATAAGAGACTGTGCGAGAATGGAATCAGCACAGTGGAGGACTTCCTGCAGTTGTACATGAGAGATGCATCCTCACTACGAAAT GCTTTCGGTTTGATCTCGAACAAGGTATGGGAAACAATCATAGAGCATGCTATGGCCTGTAAGTTGGATGACCATAAGTTCTATGCCTTCCATGGAGCTGAGGGGGATGTAAGTCTCATTTTCAATTCCATCCACAGGCTTGTAGCGGCAATAATCAATGGCCAGTTCTGTTCTCTGGATGAACTCGACGTGCAGCAGATG ATGCTGGTGGAAACTCTGAAGCAGCATGCTTATCAAGATGTAAGAGATTTGGTCCCTGTCGATGCTTCGACTATATTAGGCCTTTCGAGGCCCTTGCCATGTCCACAAGCTGAGCAATTCACCAGTCCAAACCCTGATCTGCAACAAATTCAATTTCAGTTCACACATCAAG ATGAACTCCCTATACAACTAGGTTTCAACCATGGATCAGCTTCAACCTCATCTGCCTACCAATCAGAAGGCAGCAGCAATCAGTTAATGGTTTCTCTAGCACAAAGCCAACCAATGCAATTCCGAAGCAACAGCTTTTCGGTGGAGGACTTTAACTCCGTCATCTACAATGGAGAAAGCAGTTGGCCGCCTCTCGGTGGTTTCCAAGCGCCAATTCTCCCAACCGGTCATTTAGGGACAGAAAACCTTTTCCAGGTCCAAGCATCAACTTGGTCTCCTGCAAACCCAATATGGGAACAAGCAGGCGGCTTCTACTTCACCTCAGGTAGCGAAGCAGAAGCCGCACATTTCCCTCTTCCTGCTTTTGTACATAACGCAGGGACTAGACAGAAACCCAAGGCATGCTGGTGCAAGCTTCGTGCCGCCATTAAATGGTGGGTTTCGGTTAGGAGGCATGGGATTGCTAGAAGAATGGCAAGGTCTCCTATGTATCTGAACTACTAG
- the LOC126592792 gene encoding calmodulin-binding protein 60 B-like isoform X2, with translation MALKRHFRDDGGSEDFEFPVPESKGRPAFREDVMRDATLNGRELERFFRGLVRAEMERSIPFLMSSPSVSRPPLESGSTSGGCGLQLRFINKMPSTIFTGSKVEAENGTPLQIELVDASTGAIVRSGPLSSLKIELLVVNGEFGSDDQEDWTEQEFNNYIVHARDGRRPLVTGETHVTLREGVGFVGDVVFTDNSSWIRSRKFRLAARVVAKSPSEVRIREARSEPFVVKDHRGELYEKHYPPHLNDEIWRLEKIAKDGAFHKSLCENGISTVQDFLQLYMRDASSLRNAFCVISNKIWETIIEHAMACKLDDHKCYAYHRAEHNVSLMFNSVHRLLGAIINGQFCSLDELDARQKMLVETLKQHAYRNVRDLVPVNVSTIFGLSMPLPCPQAEQFKNQLALRGRDATLNERESERFFRRIAREEVEHGILPFLMSSPSVSRPSLESGSTSGGCGLQLRFINKLPSTIFTGSKVGAENGAPLQIELVDASTGAIVRSGPLSSLKIELLVVNGEFGSDDREDWTQREFNNYIVRARDGRRPLVTGEIHVTLREGVGFVGDVVFTDNSGWIRSRTFRLAARVVAKSSSEVRIREARSEPFVVKDHCGELYKKHYPPHLNDEIWRLERIAKDGAFHKRLCENGISTVEDFLQLYMRDASSLRNAFGLISNKVWETIIEHAMACKLDDHKFYAFHGAEGDVSLIFNSIHRLVAAIINGQFCSLDELDVQQMMLVETLKQHAYQDVRDLVPVDASTIFGLSRPLPCPQPEQVTSPNPDLQQIQFQFTHQDELPIQLGFNHGSASTSSAYQSEGSSNQLMVSLAQSQPMQFRSNSFSVEDFNSVIYNGESSWPPLGGFQAPILPTGHLGTENLFQVQASTWSPANPIWEQAGGFYFTSGSEAEAAHFPLPAFVHNAGTRQKPKACWCKLRAAIKWWVSVRRHGIARRMARSPMYLNY, from the exons ATGGCGCTCAAGAGGCATTTTCGTGACGATGGGGGAAGCGAGGACTTCGAGTTTCCGGTTCcagaatccaaagggaggcctGCTTTTAGGGA GGATGTGATGAGAGACGCCACGCTGAATGGACGCGAGTTGGAACGCTTCTTTCGGGGACTT GTGCGAGCGGAGATGGAGCGCAGTATTCCCTTCCTCATGTCATCTCCAAG CGTATCCAGGCCGCCGCTGGAAAGTGGGAGTACTTCTGGAGGATGTGGCTTGCAGTTGCGTTTTATCAACAAGATGCCAAGTACCATATTCACAGGCAGTAAGGTGGAAGCAGAGAATGGCACGCCTCTTCAAATTGAACTAGTCGATGCCAGTACTGGTGCTATAGTCCGTTCCGGTCCCCTATCTTCGCTAAAGATTGAACTTCTTGTCGTGAATGGTGAGTTCGGGTCTGATGATCAAGAGGATTGGACCGAACAAGAATTCAACAACTACATTGTTCACGCAAGGGATGGCAGGAGGCCATTAGTGACGGGCGAGACACATGTTACACTAAGAGAGGGAGTTGGTTTTGTTGGTGATGTTGTGTTTACTGACAACTCGAGCTGGATAAGAAGCCGAAAGTTCAGACTAGCAGCTCGAGTTGTGGCCAAATCTCCGAGTGAAGTACGAATTAGAGAAGCTAGAAGTGAACCGTTTGTGGTTAAAGATCACCGTGGAGAAT TGTATGAGAAGCACTACCCTCCACACCTAAACGATGAAATATGGCGCCTGGAAAAGATAGCAAAAGACGGAGCCTTCCATAAGAGTCTGTGCGAGAATGGAATCAGCACAGTGCAGGACTTCCTGCAGTTGTACATGAGAGATGCATCCTCACTACGAAAT GCTTTCTGTGTGATCTCGAACAAGATATGGGAAACAATCATAGAGCATGCTATGGCCTGTAAGTTGGATGACCATAAGTGCTATGCCTATCATCGAGCTGAGCACAATGTAAGTCTCATGTTCAATTCCGTTCACAGGCTTTTAGGGGCAATAATCAATGGCCAGTTCTGTTCTCTGGATGAGCTCGACGCGCGTCAGAAG ATGCTGGTGGAAACTCTGAAACAGCATGCTTATCGAAATGTAAGAGATTTGGTCCCCGTCAATGTTTCAACTATATTTGGCCTTTCGATGCCCTTGCCATGTCCCCAAGCTGAACAATTCAAAAATCAATTAGCACTAAGAGGGAGAGACGCCACGCTGAATGAACGCGAGTCAGAACGCTTCTTTCGGAGAATT GCGCGAGAGGAGGTGGAGCACGGTATTCTTCCCTTCCTCATGTCATCTCCAAG CGTATCCAGGCCGTCGCTGGAAAGTGGGAGTACTTCTGGAGGATGTGGCTTGCAGTTGCGTTTTATCAACAAGCTGCCAAGTACCATATTCACAGGCAGTAAAGTGGGAGCAGAGAATGGCGCGCCTCTTCAAATTGAACTAGTCGATGCCAGTACTGGTGCTATAGTCCGTTCCGGTCCCCTATCTTCGCTAAAGATTGAACTTCTTGTCGTGAATGGTGAGTTCGGGTCTGATGATCGAGAGGATTGGACCCAACGAGAATTCAACAACTACATTGTTCGCGCAAGGGATGGCAGGAGGCCATTAGTGACAGGTGAGATACATGTTACACTAAGAGAGGGAGTTGGTTTTGTTGGTGATGTTGTGTTTACTGACAACTCGGGCTGGATAAGAAGCCGAACGTTCAGATTAGCAGCTCGAGTTGTGGCCAAATCTTCGAGTGAAGTACGAATTAGAGAAGCTAGAAGTGAACCGTTTGTGGTTAAAGATCACTGTGGAGAAT TGTATAAGAAGCACTACCCTCCACACCTAAACGACGAAATATGGCGCCTGGAAAGGATAGCGAAAGACGGAGCCTTCCATAAGAGACTGTGCGAGAATGGAATCAGCACAGTGGAGGACTTCCTGCAGTTGTACATGAGAGATGCATCCTCACTACGAAAT GCTTTCGGTTTGATCTCGAACAAGGTATGGGAAACAATCATAGAGCATGCTATGGCCTGTAAGTTGGATGACCATAAGTTCTATGCCTTCCATGGAGCTGAGGGGGATGTAAGTCTCATTTTCAATTCCATCCACAGGCTTGTAGCGGCAATAATCAATGGCCAGTTCTGTTCTCTGGATGAACTCGACGTGCAGCAGATG ATGCTGGTGGAAACTCTGAAGCAGCATGCTTATCAAGATGTAAGAGATTTGGTCCCTGTCGATGCTTCGACTATATTTGGCCTTTCGAGGCCCTTGCCATGTCCACAACCTGAGCAAGTCACCAGTCCAAACCCTGATCTGCAACAAATTCAATTTCAGTTCACACATCAAG ATGAACTCCCTATACAACTAGGTTTCAACCATGGATCAGCTTCAACCTCATCTGCCTACCAATCAGAAGGCAGCAGCAATCAGTTAATGGTTTCTCTAGCACAAAGCCAACCAATGCAATTCCGAAGCAACAGCTTTTCGGTGGAGGACTTTAACTCCGTCATCTACAATGGAGAAAGCAGTTGGCCGCCTCTCGGTGGTTTCCAAGCGCCAATTCTCCCAACCGGTCATTTAGGGACAGAAAACCTTTTCCAGGTCCAAGCATCAACTTGGTCTCCTGCAAACCCAATATGGGAACAAGCAGGCGGCTTCTACTTCACCTCAGGTAGCGAAGCAGAAGCCGCACATTTCCCTCTTCCTGCTTTTGTACATAACGCAGGGACTAGACAGAAACCCAAGGCATGCTGGTGCAAGCTTCGTGCCGCCATTAAATGGTGGGTTTCGGTTAGGAGGCATGGGATTGCTAGAAGAATGGCAAGGTCTCCTATGTATCTGAACTACTAG
- the LOC126592792 gene encoding calmodulin-binding protein 60 B-like isoform X1, producing MALKRHFRDDGGSEDFEFPVPESKGRPAFREDVMRDATLNGRELERFFRGLVRAEMERSIPFLMSSPSVSRPPLESGSTSGGCGLQLRFINKMPSTIFTGSKVEAENGTPLQIELVDASTGAIVRSGPLSSLKIELLVVNGEFGSDDQEDWTEQEFNNYIVHARDGRRPLVTGETHVTLREGVGFVGDVVFTDNSSWIRSRKFRLAARVVAKSPSEVRIREARSEPFVVKDHRGELYEKHYPPHLNDEIWRLEKIAKDGAFHKSLCENGISTVQDFLQLYMRDASSLRNAFCVISNKIWETIIEHAMACKLDDHKCYAYHRAEHNVSLMFNSVHRLLGAIINGQFCSLDELDARQKMLVETLKQHAYRNVRDLVPVNVSTIFGLSMPLPCPQAEQFKNQLALRGRDATLNERESERFFRRIAREEVEHGILPFLMSSPSVSRPPLESGSTSGGCGLQLRFINKLLSTIFTGSKVGAENGAPLQIELVDASTGTIVRSGPLSSLKIELLVVNGEFGSDDQEDWTEQEFNNYIVRARDGRRPLVTGEIQVTLREGVGLVGDVVFTDNSSWIRSRTFRLAARVVAKSSSEVRIREARSEPFVVKDHRGELYKKHYPPHLTDEIWRLEKIAKDGAFHKRLCENGISTVEDFLRLYMRDASSLRNAFGGISNKIWETILEHAMTCKLDDHKYYAFHRAEEGVSLIFNSIHRLLGAIINGQFCSLDELDVHQKMLVETLKQHAYQDVRDLVPVDASTIFGLSRPLPCPQPEQVTSPNPDLQQIQFQFTHQDELPIQLGFNHGSASTSSAYQSEGSSNQLMVSLAQSQPMQFRSNSFSVEDFNSVIYNGESSWPPLGGFQAPILPTGHLGTENLFQVQASTWSPANPIWEQAGGFYFTSGSEAEAAHFPLPAFVHNAGTRQKPKACWCKLRAAIKWWVSVRRHGIARRMARSPMYLNY from the exons ATGGCGCTCAAGAGGCATTTTCGTGACGATGGGGGAAGCGAGGACTTCGAGTTTCCGGTTCcagaatccaaagggaggcctGCTTTTAGGGA GGATGTGATGAGAGACGCCACGCTGAATGGACGCGAGTTGGAACGCTTCTTTCGGGGACTT GTGCGAGCGGAGATGGAGCGCAGTATTCCCTTCCTCATGTCATCTCCAAG CGTATCCAGGCCGCCGCTGGAAAGTGGGAGTACTTCTGGAGGATGTGGCTTGCAGTTGCGTTTTATCAACAAGATGCCAAGTACCATATTCACAGGCAGTAAGGTGGAAGCAGAGAATGGCACGCCTCTTCAAATTGAACTAGTCGATGCCAGTACTGGTGCTATAGTCCGTTCCGGTCCCCTATCTTCGCTAAAGATTGAACTTCTTGTCGTGAATGGTGAGTTCGGGTCTGATGATCAAGAGGATTGGACCGAACAAGAATTCAACAACTACATTGTTCACGCAAGGGATGGCAGGAGGCCATTAGTGACGGGCGAGACACATGTTACACTAAGAGAGGGAGTTGGTTTTGTTGGTGATGTTGTGTTTACTGACAACTCGAGCTGGATAAGAAGCCGAAAGTTCAGACTAGCAGCTCGAGTTGTGGCCAAATCTCCGAGTGAAGTACGAATTAGAGAAGCTAGAAGTGAACCGTTTGTGGTTAAAGATCACCGTGGAGAAT TGTATGAGAAGCACTACCCTCCACACCTAAACGATGAAATATGGCGCCTGGAAAAGATAGCAAAAGACGGAGCCTTCCATAAGAGTCTGTGCGAGAATGGAATCAGCACAGTGCAGGACTTCCTGCAGTTGTACATGAGAGATGCATCCTCACTACGAAAT GCTTTCTGTGTGATCTCGAACAAGATATGGGAAACAATCATAGAGCATGCTATGGCCTGTAAGTTGGATGACCATAAGTGCTATGCCTATCATCGAGCTGAGCACAATGTAAGTCTCATGTTCAATTCCGTTCACAGGCTTTTAGGGGCAATAATCAATGGCCAGTTCTGTTCTCTGGATGAGCTCGACGCGCGTCAGAAG ATGCTGGTGGAAACTCTGAAACAGCATGCTTATCGAAATGTAAGAGATTTGGTCCCCGTCAATGTTTCAACTATATTTGGCCTTTCGATGCCCTTGCCATGTCCCCAAGCTGAACAATTCAAAAATCAATTAGCACTAAGAGGGAGAGACGCCACGCTGAATGAACGCGAGTCAGAACGCTTCTTTCGGAGAATT GCGCGAGAGGAGGTGGAGCACGGTATTCTTCCCTTCCTCATGTCATCTCCAAG CGTATCCAGGCCGCCGCTGGAAAGTGGGAGTACTTCTGGAGGATGTGGCTTGCAGTTGCGTTTTATCAACAAGCTGCTAAGTACCATATTCACAGGCAGTAAGGTGGGAGCAGAGAACGGTGCGCCTCTTCAAATTGAACTAGTCGATGCCAGTACTGGTACTATAGTCCGTTCCGGTCCCCTATCTTCGCTAAAGATTGAACTTCTTGTCGTGAATGGTGAGTTCGGGTCTGATGATCAAGAGGATTGGACCGAACAAGAATTCAACAACTACATTGTTCGTGCAAGGGATGGCAGGAGGCCATTGGTGACGGGTGAGATACAAGTTACACTAAGAGAGGGAGTTGGTCTTGTTGGTGATGTTGTGTTTACTGACAACTCGAGCTGGATAAGAAGCCGAACGTTCAGACTAGCAGCTCGAGTTGTGGCCAAATCTTCGAGTGAAGTACGAATTAGAGAAGCTAGAAGTGAACCGTTTGTGGTTAAAGATCACCGTGGAGAAT TGTATAAGAAGCACTACCCTCCACACCTAACCGACGAAATATGGCGCCTGGAAAAGATAGCGAAAGACGGAGCCTTCCATAAGAGACTCTGCGAGAATGGAATCAGCACAGTGGAGGACTTCCTGCGGTTGTACATGAGAGATGCATCCTCGCTACGAAAT GCTTTCGGTGGGATCTCAAACAAGATATGGGAAACAATCCTAGAGCATGCTATGACCTGTAAGTTGGATGACCATAAGTATTATGCCTTCCATAGAGCTGAGGAGGGTGTAAGTCTCATTTTCAATTCCATCCACAGGCTTTTAGGGGCAATAATCAATGGCCAGTTCTGTTCTCTGGATGAACTCGACGTGCATCAGAAG ATGCTGGTGGAAACTCTGAAGCAGCATGCTTATCAAGATGTAAGAGATTTGGTCCCTGTCGATGCTTCGACTATATTTGGCCTTTCGAGGCCCTTGCCATGTCCACAACCTGAGCAAGTCACCAGTCCAAACCCTGATCTGCAACAAATTCAATTTCAGTTCACACATCAAG ATGAACTCCCTATACAACTAGGTTTCAACCATGGATCAGCTTCAACCTCATCTGCCTACCAATCAGAAGGCAGCAGCAATCAGTTAATGGTTTCTCTAGCACAAAGCCAACCAATGCAATTCCGAAGCAACAGCTTTTCGGTGGAGGACTTTAACTCCGTCATCTACAATGGAGAAAGCAGTTGGCCGCCTCTCGGTGGTTTCCAAGCGCCAATTCTCCCAACCGGTCATTTAGGGACAGAAAACCTTTTCCAGGTCCAAGCATCAACTTGGTCTCCTGCAAACCCAATATGGGAACAAGCAGGCGGCTTCTACTTCACCTCAGGTAGCGAAGCAGAAGCCGCACATTTCCCTCTTCCTGCTTTTGTACATAACGCAGGGACTAGACAGAAACCCAAGGCATGCTGGTGCAAGCTTCGTGCCGCCATTAAATGGTGGGTTTCGGTTAGGAGGCATGGGATTGCTAGAAGAATGGCAAGGTCTCCTATGTATCTGAACTACTAG